The Cryptococcus gattii WM276 chromosome F, complete sequence genome segment GGAAGGCAAAAAGCCTTTGACGAGCCCACACCATATCGTTACCCCTTTGCCTGATATGACATTGCACAAGGCGTTGAATCACAGTGATGTGGTGATTTCTGCCGTGCCTGTGGATAGTTTCAAGGTGCCTACCAAGGAGTTGAAGGACGGGTGTGTTTGTGTGAATGTTGCTGGAGAGAAGAATTTTGATGCGGATGTCAGGGATCGGGTAAGTGGCGTCACGGTCGTTAGTTTGGTTGGGGATAAAATTAGCTGATGACCAACTGTTAGGCATCTATTTACGTGCCCTCTGTTGGTGTCATGACTATCACCATGCTCCAGCGAAACTTGTTGAGGTTGTGCGAGTACCGCGATATGATCAAGGAGCAGGGAATGTCATTGTAGATGGAGTAGTGGTGTAATAGACTGAGGCGTGCCGGACGCTGCGTTGTTGATACTGTTCTTCTTTACATGAATCGGGTTTCTTGGCTACAGCCTACCGCCTCCATCATGGTCAGGTATGTGCCACATCGGattccatcttctcttctaCTATCATTCACACTCTCGTAAAAAGTATATTTGCTTCCACAAACGAAAATAAATTGAAAAATTGGGGTTGAAGCGCATAAGATAAGTTATGACAAATAAAACAAAGAACGCCTTCCAACCACAATTATGAAAAATTCAAGACTCAAAAACTGACGTTACGGGTCGTTAATCCAAAGGAGGCTATCCGACATTCTCTGCTTTTCTCTGCTTCAAGTCACCTTAAAGGGTCTTTTCGTCTAACAAATTCGATTAGCTTAAATTCTTCTGGGAAAGTAGAGAAAACAACACTCACGGGCAAAGGAGGAAGGCGCAGTGGTACCGGCGGGGTTGAAGCCAGTGTCCTTGGCAAGGGGGTCAGTGGTGCCGAAAGAAGCTTGGCTTCGAGACTTGACGTTGCCAACCATAGGTCGGAGGAAGTGGAAGTAGAGAGTCTCGGCACCTCTGGTGGCAGGAAGCATGACTGGATGGTTTTATCAGTCTACTGTTATATAGCAAGCTAAGACAGAACACTTACGCCAGATGGTGAAAAGGGTCTTGAAAACAAAGTACATAGGAACCCAGTAGAGAACCGCCCTCAAACCCATAGACTCGACGAGGTTGAGAGAACCAAAGACGACCCAGTACGTCAACCACTGCTTGTCATCGTTGCTCTGGGGAGACTCAATGGCCTGGATAGAAAGATAAGCAGGGAGAGCCCAGCCGATGAGGTTCGAGATGGGCTGGGCAAGGCCAAACATATTAAAGAAGATAAGGAGGACAGAGCTGTGAGCGAAATAGAGTGTCAGCCTCATGGACAGCTTTCCGCGGAAAATTCGGGAAAGCAGCCGCGACCGGCGTCATGATTCAGGGAAAAAAACTACAACTCACGAGAAACCAAGAGCGATGACACCATAGGCCTTGGGGACCTTGGTCTGCTGCTCAAGCTGACGGAGGACGGGGTACCTGTTAAGCTGTGGGTTTTGAAATATGCATAgacaggaagaagaaagtTCAAGTCAGTAAACTGCGCAATAAAAAGGAGATGGAACGTCTTGGCAGGCGGTGGCCGAAAAGAAAGACATACCTCGGCATCGAGAGCAGAGACTTGACCATTGACAATGTTGCAAACCTGCTGGGCGTAGGGGTTGTTGAGGAAGTTGTTCTTGATTTGTTCGGAATGGGCAGCCATCTAATGCAAAAGATAAGCAAATTTGCGGGGTGGGAGGTACAAAAAGAGTCGTGTGAGAGGACATGACGCCGGGTATGAGGGTCAAAAATGTATCATCAAAAGACTATGCGTCAAGTGGCAACATGCAGGCACCCGACAgcgaaagaagaaggaaagcaGGTGTATCTGTGAAGAGCAGGATCGCAGGGATCACAGCCTTGTCGCTGACTCTTTATCTGGCTTCCCGGCGGCGCTTCTTGTGGCTGTTCTTCTGTTCTCTTTGGGAGACGGGACTCACTGTGGATGTAATGTGTTGTTTATGGATGTCTCTGAAAGAAAAGTCTGGATACTTTGATAAaaatgaggaaggaagaaggaagaaagagatggatgCCTTGTCGGTGTTGTTGGCATGATGGGAAGGGGAGCGTCCGGTCAGTTGCGTCATCCCATGTCTGCCACATTGCCTTCAATGACGGCATTTATCGGGATTAAAAATGCCCAGGGACCGACACGCGAGATACACGTGGATTAATTATTTTCAGCCCATATAGTCGCGTTGGCCGTACGCGTCTTGAGATTTCCCTGGCCAGATGGTGGTCCGTTGGAACTAGCCCCTTTCTTTCGCTCCTACTGCTGATTATCTGTTCCCACCAGCCAAAATGCTCGGATCGCCCCGGGCACACTCACCCGCCACCCCTTCAAATCCcagaggaaggaagacAGGCCTCAAGTCAAGAGCCACCCAGATACTTGCACTCAGATTCGGCTGGGTCGTGCTCGTTATATGGTACGAGGTGAGTAAACCAGCCAGCGCTCCGACCAGTAGAGCTCACACATGGTGCTGCAGGTTGGAGAAGTGAGTACTGCATCTTATAAGCACTGTCCAGCAGTCAGCCAGCTATCTCTGCGAGCATCACACGCCTGGCGACCCAGCTTCTTGCCATGCTTCGATGTTCGACGCTGCCTGACGCGTTTTTTTTTGCCGGGCGCGTCTTCGTTTTAAAATGCACCCGGTGGCATCTGAGATTTCTCTCAAAGACCTATTAGCTGCCTTCCATTCCTCAAGGAGGTTGGGCAGCGCATATATACATGGGTCCGCCAGGCAAAAGTTGCTAGACAATGCCCCACATGGGCGATTTCATAGGTTTTTTTGGTACTGACAGCAATCTGTAGTTCTTCCACTCTCTCTCCACATGCCGTTTCCCCGACTCTGCTCTTCGGCTTGCCCATCCTGAAGCTCCGGCTCCTACCCATGTCGTCCTCATCGCCGATCCGCATGTTCCCCATCCACAACTGTCATATCCGCCCGGCAATCCTTGGCTTAATTGGGCCAAGCAGCAGATGGATGAGCTCTTCATGCGCAAAAGCTGGAATGTGGTTATGCGTTTAGGAAGGGTAGACCAAGTGCTTGTTCTGGGAGATATGTTGGACTGGGGAAGGGGAGTCATGACCGATGAAGAGTGCGTTGCCTGTCTATCATCTGCATGCGCATATACTCATAGATTTTAGGTACGAGGAGTACATTGCTCTATTTCGATCAATCTTCCAGCTCCCTCCGACAACGCCCATGCACTTTGTGCCAGGTAACCATGACATTCCTCTCGCCCCCAGCGGCCGATTCTCCTCTCAAGCTCGCCTACGGTATCAGCAACATTTCGAAACGCCCAATACTGTCCTTTCCATATCAAATCACTCGTTCGTTTTGCTTGACGCTGTAGGTttggtggaagaggattATCGGCGATATGCTGCAGAGATGCAGTTTGGGGAATGGGATGGTGTCAAAGGCGGTGTAATTGAGTTTGTCAAAGATTTGAGGGACAATCCCCTTCCTGGACCTAAGATCTTGCTATCCCATATTCCACTCGCAAGGCCTGAAGGAGCAACCTGTGGACCTCTGAGAGAAAAAGGGCGAATATCAAAAGGTGCTGGACCTGGATACCAGAATTTGCTTGGGAGTGAGACTTCCAGGTTCTTGTTGGACGCCATCCAGCCAAACATTGTGTTTAGGTTTGTTTCTTTTGCGTCATTTGGTCGAGGATAAGCTAACAATCTCTAAAGTGGAGACGACCACGATTACTGTGATTACGTCCACAAAGGCAATATCCGAGAAGTGACGGTTAAATCGTTTTCCTCATCCGCAGGCATCCGCCGTCCCGGACTTCAACTGTTGTCGCTAGTTCCTCCACCTACGGAATCCACCGCTGGATTTCTCCCAACCCACGCCGACCGACCTTGCTTCCTTCCCGATCAATTGGGTGTCTACTGGCGCGTCTATCTTCCTCTCGCTATTCTTACAGCACTCTACCTTTTTATCACCAACCTTCGTTCAGCGTATTCGCGATGGGATCGTTCTTCACACCCTCTTTCGGAGAAATCGCGGTCAAGCCCCGCTTTACTTTCTGCGGAGCCCATGTCGCCCAACTCATTCTCATCACGGCGGAACGGACCTGTTCCGCTTAGTATTCCCTCCCGCAAATCATCTTCACACCTCCCCCTTTCTGCCTCCTCAGccacctcctccttcatcttACCCCGACCGGTGCGATACAACTCTATGACTGCAGAGTACCCGTCAAGTTATAGGGGCGGCCCGAGCAACCCTGTATCACCATTTGGAAGTCCGAAGATGTCTGCGTCGGACCGTTTTGCAGAGGGCGATGTGGAACGTGATGGAGAAGCAGCATCTGGTAGTGTGACAGGCCTCAACACGCCGCTCACCTTGTCTCGGCGATCATCCTACGTATATATGGATCGCAGTTTTCCATCGTCAGCCTCTGACTCTGCGCCATTATCTGCTTCGGGCACCATTGGCGCGGGGCTAGGTGTAAACACGGGCATCGGTTCGCCCTCGTCGTCGGGATTTATTAGGAGAGTTTCTAGCGCCAACTTTTCGAATTTGACAGCTACAAATGCTGCTCCACCAACTTTGAGTGTCACCTCTCCCGATACACCCCGACGTGTGACCCTTCCGAgcccttcccttctcccgCTTTCTCCTGCTCACGGGCAGCCCCACCCTCTCTCTCAAGCCTCTTCACATGCCACCCTCGCCCAACCAGCTGTGATTTACACTTTCCCCACCCGATCGAAATCATGGCTCTGGTTTGACAGGGCGAAATCGTTTTTAAGATGGACCTGGAAAGCGAGAAAGGGAGCCGTAGGCAGGAGTTGGAGAGAGTTGATCAGTGTTGCCTGGGTTGGGGCTGTCGTTTGGCTAGGTGTGAATGCGTTGTTTTTCCTCGAGTGAATATTCTTGAGTAAACGATAAATGCTGTGCTGCTTGGGTGCTTGGGATCTTGTGTCTACTGTTATTTAAAGGCGTGCGGGAAGATGTCGCCTGCGTGACGAAGGGCGGGTGTATCTAAAAAAATTATCTACTGTTACTTCCTAGATCTTTTCTGTTTTTTCCCCTCTATTTTTTGTCTGTTCGGTATCGGTATTCGGAAGAACTTTTATTCACCTTGCATCGTGAAGGGACGTTTTCTCATAAAGAGAAGAATAGGATTAGTTGGGCGTGGCTTCGTAGCCTCCGTCATACACATATGGACTTTTCGAACGTGTAGCGTACATACATACTGCTGTTGCATGTTCTACTTTTTCATACATGGCATCTGGTGGTTCTCGTGCAGCGATATACAAGTCCCCCAATCTCCCGTCATCGTGGTGCGGGACGACCATATGAAGCTTTAAGAGGATGGATGGACGGACGTTGAAGCGACGAAAGAAGCTCCGTCCCCGATATTCTAAATGTAGGTACGCCACTTTCCCACGATCGACTTACTTTATTCGTTGGCTCGCAACTCCTCTTTCCTGCTTGGTTCGTCTGCACAAATAAAAACAGCAATTTCATCCACATCCTACATTGATTGCAAAGCACCATGTCTGACCTCGAGAACGAACTTTTGGGTCTCGCAGAAGATGATCCTACCCGCCACAGGAAGCGTCATGGCGCAAATGATAGGAGTAAAAGAAAGAGCAAGGCTTTGTACGTACCCCCATCCGTCTGCTTTTTGTAGAAGACTGATCAGGAGTTTATTTAGTATTGAAGAGTcggaagatgatggagaggaggaagatatggagatggaatctgaagatgatgagccAGCTCCTCAGAGATCAAGAGGACCATTGAGGAATCCTTATCCCTTGGAGGGTAAATACGTGGATGAGGCGGATAGGGAGGCGTAAGCATTTTTATTTCTTTGCTCAATGCGATGGCTAATACAAAGTGTAGCCTTGAAAACCTTCCTGAGATTGAGAGGGAAAACATTTTGGCGTCACGATTGGAAGAAATGCAGAAGTTCAAAGACTCTCAAGCGCTTGATGCGATGTTCAAGACCGCTCATGgtggggatgatgaggacgaggacgacTCAAGGGCTAGGAAGAGACGTGAGCTATCCAGATCATATAAAGACCATTTTGCTGATTGATTCACAGGTAAGCACACTAGTGTGAGCGAGAAGGCTTCTAGAGCACTCAACGTTTTGAAGAACAAGCGGAAAGCGAAGGATGAGCGTATGCAGCGCCGGGTAAGATTGCTCTCTATACCAGACCGGTAACCTAACTGACAGCCCAAGGCTGCACGTCGTCGACATTCCCGATCTGCCTCCGCATCttctgaagaagaaggccaGATCACCCGTCGATCGCCATCATACTCCCCTGAACGATCGCTTTCCCCTCAACCCAAAGACACCCAACCCAAGCTCAGtaaagaggaagagatggatgcTATTGCCCCCAACAGGGCCGAATTGGAGAGCGCGAGGGTTAGTAGGTACGAGTTGGTGGATATGATGCACAAAGATGGCTTTGAGGATATTATCACTGGTACGTCCCACAGCTGCAGACACTTGGGCGGGACTCAAGCAGATGCTACAGGTGCATACGTGCGAATTATTTCTCCTGATAGGGACGAGCATGGTAGACCAAAGTACAGGCTCTACAAGATTGCCGATGTGGACGATTCTGGACAATTCGGTTCATATTCTATCGAATACCAGGGACGGCAGATCCGGGAGACTCGGGCTTTGCTTGTTAAATACGGTTCAGCGTCAAGATTGTTCAGGATGGCGGATGTTTCTAATGGTGTGATTGAGGAAGTAAGTCTAGGGCGTTATTTTGGACTTACTAGAACTGATTTTGTTTTAGTCCGAGTTCCAGAGGTTTTCTATGACAAACCAAGCAGATGGTGTAAAGACCCCTAAGCGATCattcttgaagaagaagcatGATGAAATAAAGGCTTTAAGAGAAAGGCCGATGACAAGTGTACGTCCACCAAAACTTATCGATGTCATTGAGCTAAACCTCCCTCACAGGCTGAAATTGATCGCCGAGTCGACTCTCGCAAATCTCAAGAATCATCATTTAATCGAGCTAGCCTGCTCAAAATCCATCAACTTATGAACACGCGTGACCTCGCCCTCCGCCGAAACGACCACGCCATGGTTGAGAAGCTTAATTCCGATATTATCGCCCTCGGCGGTGATCCCAATACCGGCAAGCTTATtggagaaaaggaaggggaagagaaggatgatTACGATATGAAGATTCAGAGGATCAACGAAAACAATAAAAGGAAGACAAAAGAGGCGATGATGAGAGCGCATGCGGCTGCTGtggcgaggaagaaggcTGAAGAAGCTGTTATTAAGGCGAAGCTGTATGTTTTATGCTATCTTTACCCTAGTGAAACTTATACTAACCTCATAATCTGATCCAATAGTGCCGCATCCCAAAACGCGTCTGCAACAAACACACCAGCAACAGACGTCCCCAAACCCGACGTCCCACCGCCGTCAGGTCAACGCAAGGGGGAGACTCCCCAGCAATACGTGGCGAGGACTGTCCAACTGGATCTGGATTTGGGAGATTTCTGATGGAGTTCCTCATCAAGTTGAGGGTGGAGCTGGGTTCTCTGCTATAGCCAGTGGTGAAGCGGGAATATGTGTATTCATGTATCTATTATTTCCGTCTACAGGGTGTACGGTGTCAATTTACACACCTGCTAGAGAGCTGCTGTCTGCAATGAGATTGCGACTTATGAGAGTAATATAAACAGGAAACAGGCCATACTTGTCAAGAGTGATACAATCTTGCTTCGTTTGGCTCAACCTGTATGATGTTGAGGCAGGTAATACTTGTTATGCATCATAACAAGCTACGACATGCCAGTATATGGGTTCACATAACTTCCTCTCAGTGTCTCGTCTTTGTAATGAAAGAGTAGATTAGGTGAAGAAGGCATAGTCTGGCAACGGATAGGTTAAAAGTTCAATATTACATAGTTCAGTGCATAATGATTTTTAAAATGGATTCATCGGCACCATTGCGTACAACCGCGTACAAACTTGCGCGCTCGTTCGAGCTTCGTTCGTTCGTTTCCTTCGTTGTCAACAAACAACATACCGCTTTTATCTTCGCACCCACAGTGCGATTTTATTCCCATACCATGTCTCGATTCTCTGGTAGATCACTCGACAAGCTCTGGTTTGCGTTCTTCGCTGTGCGTTACTTGAATATCTTACATCTATAGAGCTAATATCACGACCTGTTTTCAGTTCCACCTGGTACGTCCTTATCCTTTGACTCAATTCAGATAAGTGCACTCTAACATTAAACACTAGCCAATATCTCTCCTCCTCGACCTCCAATACCTCTATCCTCCTTCTCTATTACCCTCATTTCTCAAATCATTCTTGCTCTGGTCGATCAATCTCACTCGTGACCCAATTCTTCTCGGAGTCGTGAATAATGATCCGACATTCGGGTGGTTAAAGTGTTTTTCATGGCTTGAAGCGGGATTCCAGGTTCCATGTTTCGTGGTGGGTCTTTGGGGATTATGGAATAGTGAGTATTTTGTGTGCCTTTTTTATTGCGGAGATGGCAAGCTGATGAAAACGTGTGTCAGACGATAAGCGAGTGTACCGTGCGTAACGATTTACATGTTATCTCTCGGTGTCCTCATTGATAGCTGATATCTTTGTGCGTAGCGGTCATCCTCGCCTATGGAGCTTCGACAGCTACGACTCTCCTCCCCTGTCTCCATACCATCCTTACTACAAAAGCTACGCCTCCTCATACGACTGCTGAGATCGCCAACCTTCTGGCCGAGTATGTGCCCTTTTTGCTCTTGCCACTTGGTATGGCGGTGGATATGAGCTGGAGGATTACCAAGATCATCAGTGCCGcagagggaaggaagaatgTATAAACTGATCAAAATGCAAGCTGGAAGCGTAATGCGAAGTCAATATACATAAATTATTTCGATACAACGTGGATGTGGTCTACTATCTCTATATAATTGTCCGAAGCTCTTATACTTGTCTCCCAGTAGGATGTATACCCATACAAACGAAAGTCGCTCCCACAAAGACCCCGGACTTCATAACCGTATCAATTCCCTTTTCAAattcccttctcctttaCTTCTTCgcggtcctcctccttATCGCCCAAGGAGATATAAAGCCAAATAAATGAAACGACCCCGATGAGGTATGGAAGCAAGAACCCCCATTCCCTCGTTTTAATCACAAGAGGCTGATTCCATTCTCCACTCCCCTTCTTGAccttttccatcttcctAGGTAACACTTCGGGTATTTCTTCCGTGATACTACCATCATCGATACCCAAGTTTGTAGGTTCCCACCCATCTTTGGAAGCTTTTAATCGAGATTCCAAAGGCAGCTCCGCACTCTGAGGTGATACTTCAACTCGGGCTACAGCTCCGAAAAAGTCTGTAATGAGGATTTGTTCCGGAGGAACATTGCTGAGGGAAGTCGATATCCCAGGATGAGACAAGATCTTGGCAGGATCATACGTGCTGAACTGTATTTTAACGATTAGCTGCCAACATTCTGAAAGGATGTTGcaaaaagagagagagagacGACTTGCGAATTCCTGAAGGCTGTTACGTGAAGTCTTGCCTATTGTCTCGAGATACTGAAGGATATTGTGGGTAAAGCTATCAATGACTGCGACACCGATATCCATGTCATTATGATGCTACTCTTTTTCGTCAGCCGAAACGAGGCTCGCCCCCTTGCAACGCGATAAGAGATAGTATTTACCGAGTACGAGCTTTCGCCCAACGATGAAGACCCTGTGGCGATGATTTCGGGAGAATAAAACTTGGAGTACATTGTGTTTGCTTGACAAGTATCAATCACATAAAGCAGCTTGTTATACCTGCTTTTTCTATAAGTGTTGTATTCTTCTTTTGTGCGGGAGCActgaccttctcttctcccacATTTGCTCGATCGCATCCGCAACATCATACGCGGAAACCTCTTCATTATCCTGAAACTTGAGAAACTCATTTCCTCCATGACCAGTCATATAGATGAACACATTTGATGACGCATCGCTCAATAACCGTTTCGAGCGCGGGACCGTCGCTTCATGTCTGCCCGTTAACAATCTCAAAAAGCTCTCCACCGTCACTTCATATCCTTTGTAATCAACCTCTATCCCTTCTCCGTACAGATCCAGCATCTTTCCGGCATTAGCGTAGACTGTCGCGGGGAAAGCGTTGCGGGCGTTACAAGCGACGTCGTCGGCTAGCATGAGGATAATGTTGGAATCTGGAAGACCGAGACGTTTGAGGGTTCGGTACATGGCGAGTGTGTTGGCCATGTGCTGGACAGCTATTTATTAGTTTATCATGGCGCTTGGGTGTAGGTGGTTGAAATACTTACACGGTAGTTGAACCAGTACCGCGAGCTGCAGACTAGAACGGCCCAGTTATTGGTATGCCCATCTGTCGTGGTGTCATTTCCAAAAAGGTTGGATAGTTGAGGATCGAGCTGTTCGTGGGAAAGAGATGATATTAATGGCGCGAGAAAGAGGGATACAGCAGTGAGGATATGGGGTAAGCGCATCGTGAATAGATTGGAGGAAAGAGTAGCGAGTGAATATGAATTTATTGTGAGTTACAGCTGAATGACTGATGACAGAAAGGGAGGTACCTTCCCACGGTCATGGTAATCTCCAATTAGTAACTTTCTAATACCCCTAAGATAACAGCTGTAATCGGGGGATTACAAGACAATTCTAATTAACGATAAGATTGAGAATTTTGTTTTTTTCACCGTTTCTCTACAAAAGTCTTTGGTCTGTTTTATAAGTGCAATTTGTGTTATACACACATCTTTATCCAGCAGCTCTCATGTTCTACGTCATTGGTCTTGGTCTCTCTGATGAGAAGGACATTACTGTCAAGGGCCTCGAGGTGAGTCACTCTTGCGTTTGTACACTTCTCCAGGCTTTTCGACCCAGATATACTAAATTGTTTACTTTTGTTCTAGGCCGTGAAAGGCTCTGAACGAGTCTATCTCGAGTCGTACACTTCCATCCtgatggtggagaaggaaaagcTGGAAGCGTTCTATGAACGACCGGTCATCACTGCTACGAGGGAGCTGGTCGAGCTTGAGGCGGATGATATTTTGAAAGATGCGGACAAGGTGGATATCTCGTTCTTGGTTGTTGGTGATCCTCTTGGGTAAGTCTTGGATAATTTTTACCAACACGCCATGAGGAGATGGCTGATTGCATTTTGGGTTACAGAGCGACGACCCACAGCGACCTCCTGCTCCGCGCCCAATCACGCAACATCCCCACTTCCATCATCCACAATGCCTCCATCCTCACCGCCCTCGGATCTACCGGTTTACAAATGTACTCATTTGGGCAAACGCTTTCTTTACCGTTTTACACGGAAACGTGGAGGCCGGATAGTTGGTATCCCCGATTAGAAGAGAATTTGAGGTTGGGTGTACATACGTTGGTGTTGTTGGATATCAAGGTGAGAGAGCAGAGTGAGGAGAATATGGCGAGGTGCGTCATCATCTTTACAAAGTTTTTGCAAGGTTACGAATTTGAGAAGCT includes the following:
- a CDS encoding Hypothetical Protein (Similar to TIGR gene model, INSD accession AAW44350.1), which produces MSRFSGRSLDKLWFAFFAFHLPISLLLDLQYLYPPSLLPSFLKSFLLWSINLTRDPILLGVVNNDPTFGWLKCFSWLEAGFQVPCFVVGLWGLWNNDKRVYPVILAYGASTATTLLPCLHTILTTKATPPHTTAEIANLLAEYVPFLLLPLGMAVDMSWRITKIISAAEGRKNV
- a CDS encoding diphthine synthase, putative (Similar to TIGR gene model, INSD accession AAW44132.1), yielding MFYVIGLGLSDEKDITVKGLEAVKGSERVYLESYTSILMVEKEKLEAFYERPVITATRELVELEADDILKDADKVDISFLVVGDPLGATTHSDLLLRAQSRNIPTSIIHNASILTALGSTGLQMYSFGQTLSLPFYTETWRPDSWYPRLEENLRLGVHTLVLLDIKVREQSEENMARGRLIYEPPRFMNPAQAFNQMLLTESIRHPAPKAQSQKPSQPSSDSDSEEEGGEEKDPYPSLMPPSQTLAISLSRVGTPSQRLISGTLSELAALDEEEFGGPLHSVVIVGKRLHPLELEYAGKFAIGGENGDWWRVGKEVYGVERETFY
- a CDS encoding rtf1 protein, putative (Similar to TIGR gene model, INSD accession AAW44348.1), which encodes MSDLENELLGLAEDDPTRHRKRHGANDRSKRKSKAFIEESEDDGEEEDMEMESEDDEPAPQRSRGPLRNPYPLEGKYVDEADREALENLPEIERENILASRLEEMQKFKDSQALDAMFKTAHGGDDEDEDDSRARKRRKHTSVSEKASRALNVLKNKRKAKDERMQRRAARRRHSRSASASSEEEGQITRRSPSYSPERSLSPQPKDTQPKLSKEEEMDAIAPNRAELESARVSRYELVDMMHKDGFEDIITGAYVRIISPDRDEHGRPKYRLYKIADVDDSGQFGSYSIEYQGRQIRETRALLVKYGSASRLFRMADVSNGVIEESEFQRFSMTNQADGVKTPKRSFLKKKHDEIKALRERPMTSAEIDRRVDSRKSQESSFNRASLLKIHQLMNTRDLALRRNDHAMVEKLNSDIIALGGDPNTGKLIGEKEGEEKDDYDMKIQRINENNKRKTKEAMMRAHAAAVARKKAEEAVIKAKLAASQNASATNTPATDVPKPDVPPPSGQRKGETPQQYVARTVQLDLDLGDF
- a CDS encoding CDC1, putative (Similar to TIGR gene model, INSD accession AAW44346.1), whose product is MLGSPRAHSPATPSNPRGRKTGLKSRATQILALRFGWVVLVIWYEVGEFFHSLSTCRFPDSALRLAHPEAPAPTHVVLIADPHVPHPQLSYPPGNPWLNWAKQQMDELFMRKSWNVVMRLGRVDQVLVLGDMLDWGRGVMTDEEYEEYIALFRSIFQLPPTTPMHFVPGNHDIPLAPSGRFSSQARLRYQQHFETPNTVLSISNHSFVLLDAVGLVEEDYRRYAAEMQFGEWDGVKGGVIEFVKDLRDNPLPGPKILLSHIPLARPEGATCGPLREKGRISKGAGPGYQNLLGSETSRFLLDAIQPNIVFSGDDHDYCDYVHKGNIREVTVKSFSSSAGIRRPGLQLLSLVPPPTESTAGFLPTHADRPCFLPDQLGVYWRVYLPLAILTALYLFITNLRSAYSRWDRSSHPLSEKSRSSPALLSAEPMSPNSFSSRRNGPVPLSIPSRKSSSHLPLSASSATSSFILPRPVRYNSMTAEYPSSYRGGPSNPVSPFGSPKMSASDRFAEGDVERDGEAASGSVTGLNTPLTLSRRSSYVYMDRSFPSSASDSAPLSASGTIGAGLGVNTGIGSPSSSGFIRRVSSANFSNLTATNAAPPTLSVTSPDTPRRVTLPSPSLLPLSPAHGQPHPLSQASSHATLAQPAVIYTFPTRSKSWLWFDRAKSFLRWTWKARKGAVGRSWRELISVAWVGAVVWLGVNALFFLE
- a CDS encoding membrane organization and biogenesis-related protein, putative (Similar to TIGR gene model, INSD accession AAW44134.1), which produces MAAHSEQIKNNFLNNPYAQQVCNIVNGQVSALDAELNRYPVLRQLEQQTKVPKAYGVIALGFSSVLLIFFNMFGLAQPISNLIGWALPAYLSIQAIESPQSNDDKQWLTYWVVFGSLNLVESMGLRAVLYWVPMYFVFKTLFTIWLMLPATRGAETLYFHFLRPMVGNVKSRSQASFGTTDPLAKDTGFNPAGTTAPSSFAHEKTL
- a CDS encoding GPI-anchor transamidase, putative (Similar to TIGR gene model, INSD accession AAW44325.1) translates to MRLPHILTAVSLFLAPLISSLSHEQLDPQLSNLFGNDTTTDGHTNNWAVLVCSSRYWFNYRHMANTLAMYRTLKRLGLPDSNIILMLADDVACNARNAFPATVYANAGKMLDLYGEGIEVDYKGYEVTVESFLRLLTGRHEATVPRSKRLLSDASSNVFIYMTGHGGNEFLKFQDNEEVSAYDVADAIEQMWEKRRYNKLLYVIDTCQANTMYSKFYSPEIIATGSSSLGESSYSHHNDMDIGVAVIDSFTHNILQYLETIGKTSRNSLQEFFSTYDPAKILSHPGISTSLSNVPPEQILITDFFGAVARVEVSPQSAELPLESRLKASKDGWEPTNLGIDDGSITEEIPEVLPRKMEKVKKGSGEWNQPLVIKTREWGFLLPYLIGVVSFIWLYISLGDKEEDREEVKEKGI